The genomic window GGGCGGTCCGGGCGGACGCCGAGTCCTGCCGCCGCACCGGATGCCTGGTCGACATGAAGTGCTTCGGCAGGAGTGGAGGACCCATGCAGTACGGGCCGGCCGCCACCCGCGACCGGTCCTCGGGGTGAAGCCGCTGTCCGCGGCCGGGCGTCTTCGCAGGCCCGAACCCGACAGGTCATCCTTCACAGGCGGCTGACGAAGGGTTGCGCATGGCTGCGCAGACACAACTTCCGTCCCTGCTGTCCCGGACGGGTGCCGTTTCGGCTCTGACCATCGCCGCCGTCGGCGGCTCCTTGCTCGTACCAGGCGGCGCACCAGAGGCCCACGCCGCCTCGGCACCCGCGACGAAGGCCCTCAAGGTGGCCGCGTCGAAGAAGGGCTCCCCGTACCGGTGGGGCGCCACGGGCCCCAACCGGTTCGACTGCTCCGGGCTGACGCAGTACGCCTTCAAGAGGGCGGGCAAGCGGCTGCCTCGAACGGCACAGGCCCAGTACAACCGCACCCGCCACATCCCCGCCTCCCGCCGCAAGGCCGGCGACCTGGTGTTCTTCCACTGGGGCGGAGCCGTCTACCACGTGGGCATCTACGCGGGCCGCGGAAAGATGTGGCACTCCCCCAAGACCGGTTCCGTCGTGAAACTGAGCAAGATCTGGACCAAGAACGTCCGGTACGGCCGCGTCCGCTGACCCTCGTGGTCAGCCGCCGGCCAAAGCTACTGGCATGTTCCGCGGGGTACGGGCAACTCGTACGGTATGCCCGACACCGACCCCCGTACCCCGCGGAACGATCCCCCTCCGGACGGCACCGGGAATCCGCCTCCGGACGAGACCGAGCGTGACGACACCAAGCGTGACGACTCCGAGCGTGACGAGACCGAGCGTGACGAGACCGAGCTGGAGCGGGCCGACCGCAACTTCGCCGAGCTGCTCCAGGAGCTGCGGGTCACCCAGACGGGCGTGCAGATCCTGTTCGCCTTCCTTCTGACCATCACCTTCACGGCCGCATTCCCCCGGCTCGACTCCTTCCAGCGCGGCACGTACGTCACCACGCTGCTGCTGTCCGTACTGGCCGCGGCGCTGTTCACGGCGCCCGCCGCGGTCCATCGCGGCCTGTTCCGCCAGGGCGCCAAGCCGGAGATCGTGACGGTCTCCTCGCGACTGGCCGCTGCCGGCCTTGCGGTCCTCGCGCTGGCGCTCGCCTCCGCGGTGCTGCTGGTCGTCGACGTCGTGCACGGCACGCCCGAAGGCGTCGTCACCGCCGTGGCGACGCTGCTCGTCTGCGCCGGGCTCTGGGCGGTCCTGCCCGCGATGATGCGGCGAAGGCTCGACGGGCCGGCGGAACGCTCTCCGGGGCCGGGCCGGAGCGATCACGGCCCCGCCGCTGACGCACGCTGACGCAGGCGCCGCCGGTCCCGCGCGTCAGTCGCCGGACGGGCCCTGGAACGGTGTCCACGGAAGCGCGATCCAGACCGTCTTGCCGCCCTCGGGGGTCGGGATCACCGACAGCCGGCCGCCGTACTCCGCGGTGAGCCAGCGGATGATGACCATGCCCCGGCCGTTGTCCTGCTGGACCGCGGCCGGGAGGCGCTGGGGCCAGCGGGGGTGGCTGTCGGTGACACCGATGCGGAGCTGCTCGTCGCGTTCCAGGCGGAGGGCGACGGTGAAGGTCGGCGACTGGCCGAAGGTGTGCTGCACCGCGTTGGTGGCGAGTTCGGAGACGATCAGCCGGACGGTGTCCGCGGTTTCCGCCTCGCCGGGGAGGCCCCATTCGGCGAGGACGCCGGTGACGTACCTCCGCGCGGTGGAGACCGAGGCGGGATCGCTCGGCAGAGTGACGGAGGCTTCCTGGAGGTCTGCCATGGCGAGCTGTCCCTTTCCCACCGGGGCCGGTTGCCGGTACGTGGCGACACGCAGCGGATGAGGGGCCGGCTCGGCCTCGGATTGCGCTGAGCGCCAGACTGCCACCCTTGCCGCCGCCGTTGGCGGCGATCCACCCGGGTATGCAGGGATCTGTCGCTCGAAGCGGTGAACTCTGCGACGCGAGAGCGTATTTGGCGGCACGCCGGGCGGCTGCGGTCCGCCCGGCGCGGGCGGTGGCTCGCGCCGGGGACCTCATCGGCCCGGAGGCACGGGCGAGTTCGGTACGCACACGGGACACCCCGGTGGTGCCGGGGCTGCTCCGGGCTCCGGACTCCGCGCGTGCGGTGGCCCGTTCGGCTCGCGTCGGCTTCGTGCACGCCCTGCACACCGCCGGGTTCAGCGGGGCGGTGCGGCCCGCAGGATCACGCCGGCCGCGTCGTCGATCTGCCGGTCCGTGAGGTCGGCCCGCGCCGTGAGCCGGATCCGGGAGATGCCGTCCGGTACGGAAGGCGGCCGGAAGCAGCCCACGGCCAGGCCGCCGTCCCGGCAGTCCGCGGCCCACCGCACGGCAGCCGCGGGCGACGGCGCCTGTACGGAGACGACCGCCGCGTCGGGTCGCGCCGCGGTCAGTCCGGCGTCCGTCAGCCGCTCGTACAGCGCGGTGGCGACGGTCCGCGCCCGGTCGGCGAGCTCCGGTTCGCGGCGCAGCAGCCGCAGACTCGCGAGCGCCGCGCCCGCGGCGGCCGGGGCGAGGCCGGTGTCGAAGATGAACGTGCGGGCGGCGTTGACGAGATGGTCGACGACCCGCGCCGGGCCGAGGACGGCACCGCCCTGGCTGCCGAGCGACTTGGAGAGGGTGAGGCCGGCCACGACACCCGTCGCGCCCGCGAGGCCCGCGGCGTGCAGCGCGCCCCGGCCGCCGTCGCCGAGCACCCCGAAGCCGTGCGCGTCGTCGACGACCAGTGCGGCGCCGTGGGCGCGGCACACATCGGCGAGGGCCTTGAGCGGAGCCGCGTCGCCGTCCACCGAGAAGACCGAGTCGCTGACGACGAGGGCGCGCCGCCCCGGATGGGCGTCGAGGGTCTTGCGTACGGCCTCGGGGTCGGCGTGCGGCACGACGGCCGTCTCGGCGCGGGAGAGCCGGCAGCCGTCGACGATGGACGCGTGGTTGCCCGCGTCGGAGACGATCAGGGAGCCGTGGGTGCTCAGCGCCGTGAGCGCGGCGAGGTTGGCGGCGTACCCGGAGGAGAAGACCAGCGCGGCCTCGAAGCCGCAGAACTCGGCGAGTTCGCGTTCGAGTTCGGCGTGCAGCTCGGTGGTGCCGGTGACGAGCCGGGAGCCGGTGGCGCCCGCGCCCCAGCGCAGGGCGGCCTCCGCCGCGGCCGCCGTGATCTCCGGCCGGCGGGTGAGGCCGAGGTAGTCGTTGCTCGCGAGGTCGAGCAGTGGCGTGGCGGCGGGGCGGGGCCGCAGCGCGCGGACGAGTCCGGCGTCCGCGCGCAGGCGCGCCGCCTCGGCGGTCCACTCGAAGGGATCCTGGGGCTGGGACTGCGACATGAGGGTGGTCCGGTCCTTTTGTAGGCAGCGCACAGACACTAGCCCGGGACAGCTGAGGTCAGAGTGTGGCCATGCACACACCCCGTTCGGTGCGTGTTGTCGAGTTCCTCCTTGGCCCGGGGGTGTCCGGTAGGCGAGGATCAGCGCCATGGACCTCCTGAACACGCTGGTGGACAAGGGGCTGCGGCGTGAGCTGCCGTCCCGCGAAGAAGCGCTCGCCGTGCTGGCGACATCGGACGACGAACTGCTCGAAGTGGTGGCCGCGGCCGGAAAGGTGCGCCGTCAGTGGTTCGGGCGGCGGGTGAAGCTGAACTACCTGGTCAACCTGAAGTCCGGGCTGTGCCCCGAGGACTGCTCGTACTGTTCCCAGCGGCTCGGCTCCAAGGCCGACATTCTGAAGTACACCTGGCTGAAGCCCGACGAGGCGTCACAGGCGGCGGCCGCGGGGGTCGCGGGCGGCGCGAAGCGGGTCTGTCTGGTCGCGAGCGGCCGGGGTCCGACGGACCGGGACGTCGACCGGGTCTCGCAGACCATCGAGGCGATCAAGGAGCAGA from Streptomyces formicae includes these protein-coding regions:
- a CDS encoding C40 family peptidase — translated: MAAQTQLPSLLSRTGAVSALTIAAVGGSLLVPGGAPEAHAASAPATKALKVAASKKGSPYRWGATGPNRFDCSGLTQYAFKRAGKRLPRTAQAQYNRTRHIPASRRKAGDLVFFHWGGAVYHVGIYAGRGKMWHSPKTGSVVKLSKIWTKNVRYGRVR
- a CDS encoding 8-amino-7-oxononanoate synthase; the protein is MSQSQPQDPFEWTAEAARLRADAGLVRALRPRPAATPLLDLASNDYLGLTRRPEITAAAAEAALRWGAGATGSRLVTGTTELHAELERELAEFCGFEAALVFSSGYAANLAALTALSTHGSLIVSDAGNHASIVDGCRLSRAETAVVPHADPEAVRKTLDAHPGRRALVVSDSVFSVDGDAAPLKALADVCRAHGAALVVDDAHGFGVLGDGGRGALHAAGLAGATGVVAGLTLSKSLGSQGGAVLGPARVVDHLVNAARTFIFDTGLAPAAAGAALASLRLLRREPELADRARTVATALYERLTDAGLTAARPDAAVVSVQAPSPAAAVRWAADCRDGGLAVGCFRPPSVPDGISRIRLTARADLTDRQIDDAAGVILRAAPPR
- a CDS encoding DUF6328 family protein; amino-acid sequence: MPDTDPRTPRNDPPPDGTGNPPPDETERDDTKRDDSERDETERDETELERADRNFAELLQELRVTQTGVQILFAFLLTITFTAAFPRLDSFQRGTYVTTLLLSVLAAALFTAPAAVHRGLFRQGAKPEIVTVSSRLAAAGLAVLALALASAVLLVVDVVHGTPEGVVTAVATLLVCAGLWAVLPAMMRRRLDGPAERSPGPGRSDHGPAADAR
- a CDS encoding ATP-binding protein, yielding MADLQEASVTLPSDPASVSTARRYVTGVLAEWGLPGEAETADTVRLIVSELATNAVQHTFGQSPTFTVALRLERDEQLRIGVTDSHPRWPQRLPAAVQQDNGRGMVIIRWLTAEYGGRLSVIPTPEGGKTVWIALPWTPFQGPSGD